The region GTTCACTCTCTAATAAAAGCTCTTGCCCTTTTCAATGCCAGGATATACCTTGTATCTCCCGACTCCCTTAAGCTTCCGGAGGAGATACTTGAAATGGATATTGATTTTGTGGAGAGTGATCTCAAAACGGCTATCGAGGAAGTGGATGTTGTTTACGTCACGAGAATTCAGAAAGAGCGTTTTCCTGATGAGGAGGAGTACAGAAAGGTTGCCGGAAGTTACAGGATAACTGCGGAGATGCTTGAGAGTAGTGATGCAATAATCATGCACCCTCTGCCAAGGGTTGACGAGATTGCCTATGATGTTGATGGCCTGAAAAATGCTGTTTACTTCAGACAGGCTTTTTATGGCGTGCCTGTGAGAATGGCGATTCTGGCGGAGGTGCTGCTATGAATCTGCTCACAATCAGCAAGATAAAGGATGGGACAGTTATAGATCACATCCCTTCAGGCAAAGCCCTCGAAGTTCTGAGGATTATCGGTGTGAGGAGCGGGAGCAAAGAGAAGGTCAGTATGGCGATGAATGTTGAAAGCAGCAAAATGGGAAGAAAGGATATCGTGAAGGTGGAGGGAAAGTACATTGGGGAGGAGGAGCTGAACAGAATCTCTCTGATAGCTCCGGAAGCTACGATAAACATAATCGAGAACTACGAGATAGTCCGGAAATTCAAGGTTTCGCTGCCTGAAAGGGTGGAGGGCATTCTCAAATGCCCCAACCGAAACTGCATATCCAACGATCCAAGAGAACCGGTTCTGGCCAGATTCAGGATAGAGAACAGTGATGGCGTTGTGGCGAGGTGTGAATACTGTGGAAAGAAAGTTTATGAGATAGAAAAGTACTTGGTGTGAGCCTATGTGGAGCAAAATTCGGGAAAAATTTGAGAGGTATCCATCGCAGATAGCCGTAGCAAAGGAATTTTTGAAGCTTGGCATTTCCGTTAGAGATGGTAAGGCATACTGTGGCAATATTGAGCTCGTTCCGACAAAAATAGCTGATGCTGTTGGCGTTGACCGAAAGGTTGTGGTCTCAGCCATTCAGAACATAGAGGATGACGAAGAGCTTAGAAAGGTCTTTTCATCCCTCAGACCTGTGGCATACATAGCCGAAGTTGCCAGAATTCTCGGATTCGGCGTTCTTGAGGTTTATGCGGACAGTCAGAAACCGGGCATAGTCTCTGCTGTAACCCAGATACTTGCAAGGGAAGGGATATCCATAAGGTACATGCTTGCCGAAGATCCCGAACTCAGCGTTGAAAGCAAGCTCACAGTGGTGACGGAAACGAAGATACCGGGCAAGCTCGTGGACGAGTTCCTTCAGGTTCCGGGAGTGTTCAAGATAGTTATTGGCTGACTACCACCTTTCTCTCCAGAACGATGGAATGAACAGCGAAAGGACTGTGAAGAGCTCAAGCCTTCCAATCCACATGTTGAAGGCAAGCACGACCTTTGCAAGGGGATGGAGTGAGGCATAGCTTTCTGTGGCTCCAACAGCTCCAAGTCCCGGTCCAACGTTGTTTATGGTTGCAGAGACTGCAGAGATGGAGGATATTGCATCAAGTCCGGTGAGTGACACCAGAAACGTCGAAAATACGAAGATTAGAACATATAATGAGAAGAATGCTGTGATGTTGTGCAGTATGTCCCAGTCCACCACCTCACCATTGAGCTTTATCAGCCTAACGGATCTGGGTTCTGCGCTTTTCAGAATCTGATTGAGGGAATATAGAGAGAGCA is a window of Geoglobus acetivorans DNA encoding:
- the pyrI gene encoding aspartate carbamoyltransferase regulatory subunit — translated: MNLLTISKIKDGTVIDHIPSGKALEVLRIIGVRSGSKEKVSMAMNVESSKMGRKDIVKVEGKYIGEEELNRISLIAPEATINIIENYEIVRKFKVSLPERVEGILKCPNRNCISNDPREPVLARFRIENSDGVVARCEYCGKKVYEIEKYLV
- a CDS encoding ACT domain-containing protein, yielding MWSKIREKFERYPSQIAVAKEFLKLGISVRDGKAYCGNIELVPTKIADAVGVDRKVVVSAIQNIEDDEELRKVFSSLRPVAYIAEVARILGFGVLEVYADSQKPGIVSAVTQILAREGISIRYMLAEDPELSVESKLTVVTETKIPGKLVDEFLQVPGVFKIVIG